A portion of the Pseudarthrobacter defluvii genome contains these proteins:
- a CDS encoding ABC transporter substrate-binding protein — MPLFPRPAAAAKQRAGAPTSGAPRPGRHGRTHKAGAVAAAVAAVMVLSACGGGAAPQNADGTVELRFSWWGGDKRAQLTQEAIKQFEAENPKIKIKPEFGDWSGYWDKLATQVAANDAPDIIQMDEKYITEYSSRGALLDLSKYDIDTSKLDEAALNAGKGEKGLTGIAAGINAATILANPKVFEAAGVPLPDDSKWTWEDFGRIAAEITAKSPKGTYGAAAYGTDEASLGVWLRQNGKSLYTSDGKLGFEPGDIAEWWAFLKKLSQDKAVPSSSEVVEAEAAPLDQSGLATGKNGMAFWWSNQAPALEKASGGDLKILRFPTKTGSAADAELWYKASQFWSASSRTKHPQETAKFINFLTNNVKAGEALLADRGVYPNSDVRAAIQSKLTPADVKVVNFIDQIKNELGEAPAPPPKGAGAIQEIIKRYTSEVLFERLSPEDAGKKATDEMKSAISK; from the coding sequence GTGCCGCTTTTTCCCCGTCCTGCAGCTGCTGCAAAGCAGCGCGCAGGGGCACCCACTTCAGGCGCACCGCGCCCCGGCCGCCACGGCCGAACCCATAAAGCCGGCGCCGTTGCGGCCGCAGTCGCCGCCGTCATGGTTCTCAGCGCCTGCGGCGGGGGAGCAGCCCCGCAGAACGCGGACGGCACCGTCGAACTCCGCTTCTCCTGGTGGGGCGGCGACAAGCGGGCCCAGCTCACCCAGGAAGCCATCAAACAGTTCGAAGCCGAGAACCCGAAGATCAAGATTAAGCCGGAGTTCGGCGACTGGAGCGGATACTGGGACAAACTGGCAACCCAGGTTGCGGCAAATGATGCCCCTGACATCATCCAGATGGACGAAAAGTACATCACGGAGTACTCCAGCCGCGGCGCGCTCCTGGACCTCTCCAAGTACGACATCGACACCTCCAAGCTGGATGAGGCTGCACTCAATGCGGGCAAGGGTGAGAAGGGCCTGACGGGCATCGCCGCCGGCATCAACGCTGCCACCATCCTTGCCAACCCGAAGGTCTTCGAAGCCGCCGGGGTCCCGCTTCCCGACGACTCGAAGTGGACCTGGGAGGATTTCGGCCGCATCGCCGCCGAAATCACCGCCAAGTCCCCCAAGGGGACCTACGGTGCGGCCGCCTACGGAACCGACGAGGCCTCCCTGGGCGTGTGGCTCCGGCAGAACGGCAAGTCGCTGTACACATCCGACGGCAAGCTGGGTTTTGAGCCCGGCGACATTGCCGAGTGGTGGGCCTTCCTGAAAAAGCTCAGCCAGGACAAAGCGGTGCCTTCCTCGTCCGAGGTGGTGGAGGCCGAGGCTGCTCCGCTTGACCAGAGCGGACTGGCGACAGGCAAGAACGGCATGGCCTTCTGGTGGTCCAACCAGGCCCCTGCCTTGGAGAAGGCCAGTGGCGGGGACCTGAAGATCCTGCGCTTCCCCACCAAGACGGGCTCCGCCGCCGATGCGGAGCTCTGGTACAAGGCATCGCAGTTCTGGTCGGCCTCCTCGCGCACCAAGCACCCGCAGGAAACCGCCAAGTTCATCAACTTCCTGACCAACAACGTCAAGGCGGGCGAGGCGCTCCTGGCCGACCGTGGAGTCTACCCGAACTCGGATGTCCGGGCAGCCATCCAGTCCAAACTCACCCCCGCCGACGTCAAGGTGGTCAACTTCATCGACCAGATCAAGAATGAGCTCGGTGAGGCCCCCGCGCCGCCGCCGAAGGGCGCCGGTGCCATCCAGGAGATCATTAAGCGCTACACCTCCGAAGTTCTCTTTGAGCGCTTGTCCCCGGAAGATGCAGGGAAGAAGGCAACCGATGAGATGAAATCGGCCATCAGTAAGTAA
- a CDS encoding carbohydrate ABC transporter permease, with protein sequence MTTKLETLPTPERKSTGAGKPNNRKPRVRESRGTLAFSRAQRGKSLMKHGILILAGALMIYPLLWMVVSSLRPNEMIFREPGLWLNSLEMSNYTSGWSALTHPFGHYMLNSAIVVIGSILGNLVSCSMAAYAFARLQFTGKRLFFGIMLLTIMLPFHVVIVPQYILFSQIGWVNTFWPLLVPKLLATDAFFVFLMVQFIRGIPRELDEAARIDGAGHPRIFLRVILPLMVPALATTTIFTFIWTWNDFFGALIYLTDPDMFTVPVALRAFVDSQSATSWGSLFAMSIVSLLPVFLVFLFGQRFLIKGIATTGIK encoded by the coding sequence ATGACGACTAAGCTTGAGACGCTGCCCACCCCGGAGAGGAAGTCCACCGGCGCCGGCAAGCCAAACAACCGCAAGCCCAGGGTCCGCGAGTCCCGGGGAACACTGGCCTTCAGCCGGGCACAGCGAGGCAAGTCGCTGATGAAGCACGGCATCCTCATCCTTGCCGGCGCCCTGATGATCTACCCGCTCCTGTGGATGGTGGTGTCCTCGCTGCGCCCCAACGAGATGATCTTCCGGGAGCCCGGACTGTGGCTGAACAGCCTCGAAATGAGCAACTACACCTCCGGATGGTCGGCCCTGACGCACCCGTTCGGCCACTACATGCTGAACTCGGCAATCGTGGTGATCGGCTCCATCCTGGGAAACCTGGTGTCGTGCTCCATGGCTGCCTATGCCTTCGCCCGGCTCCAGTTCACGGGCAAGCGGCTGTTCTTCGGCATCATGCTGTTGACCATCATGCTGCCGTTCCACGTGGTGATCGTCCCGCAGTACATCCTGTTTTCGCAGATCGGCTGGGTGAACACCTTCTGGCCGCTGCTGGTCCCCAAGCTGCTGGCCACGGACGCGTTCTTCGTGTTCCTCATGGTGCAGTTCATCCGCGGCATCCCGCGCGAACTCGATGAGGCGGCACGTATTGACGGCGCCGGCCATCCGCGCATCTTCCTGCGGGTCATCCTGCCGCTGATGGTCCCGGCGCTGGCCACCACCACCATTTTCACATTCATCTGGACCTGGAACGACTTCTTCGGTGCCCTGATCTACCTCACGGATCCCGATATGTTCACCGTTCCGGTGGCGCTGCGCGCCTTTGTGGACTCGCAGTCGGCAACGAGCTGGGGCTCCCTGTTCGCCATGTCCATCGTGTCCCTGCTGCCGGTCTTCCTGGTCTTCCTCTTCGGCCAGCGATTCCTCATCAAGGGCATCGCCACCACCGGCATCAAGTAA
- a CDS encoding carbohydrate ABC transporter permease, producing MSAISELSSITRRKGKVTAAEKKANRRDNKAAYIFLLPWLVGLVAITIGPMLMSLYLSFTDYNLLQPPEWTGLDNFTRMLSDARLHNSLRVTFTYVFVGVPLQLAVALLIALVLDKGLRGLPFYRSVFYLPSLLGGSVAVAILWKQIFGTTGLVNQVLAMFGIQGPGWISDPSTALGSIILLHVWTFGAPMIIFLAGLRQIPNMYYEAAKVDGATTLQQFWRITLPMLSPIIFFNLVLQIIGSFQSFTQAFIVSGGNGGPSDSTMFFTLYLYQKGFGQFDMGYASAMAWVLLLIIGVFTAINFIASKYWVFYDD from the coding sequence GTGAGCGCCATCAGCGAACTCAGCTCCATTACCCGGCGGAAGGGCAAAGTCACCGCCGCCGAGAAGAAGGCCAACAGGCGGGACAACAAGGCCGCCTACATCTTCCTGCTGCCGTGGCTGGTGGGCCTGGTGGCCATCACCATCGGCCCCATGCTGATGTCCCTTTACCTGTCCTTTACGGACTACAACCTGCTCCAGCCGCCGGAATGGACGGGTCTGGACAACTTCACCCGCATGCTCAGCGACGCCCGGCTCCACAACTCCCTCCGCGTCACGTTCACCTACGTCTTCGTGGGTGTTCCGCTGCAGCTTGCCGTGGCGCTGTTGATCGCGCTCGTCCTGGACAAGGGACTTCGTGGCCTTCCGTTCTACCGCTCGGTGTTCTACTTGCCGTCGCTCCTGGGCGGGTCCGTGGCGGTCGCCATCCTGTGGAAGCAGATCTTCGGCACCACCGGCCTGGTCAACCAGGTCCTGGCGATGTTCGGTATCCAGGGCCCGGGCTGGATCTCGGACCCGAGCACAGCCCTGGGATCGATCATCCTGCTGCACGTCTGGACCTTCGGCGCCCCCATGATCATCTTCCTGGCGGGCCTGCGGCAGATCCCCAACATGTACTACGAGGCCGCCAAGGTTGATGGCGCCACCACGCTCCAGCAGTTCTGGCGGATCACCCTGCCGATGCTGAGCCCGATCATTTTCTTCAACCTGGTGCTGCAGATCATCGGTTCCTTCCAGTCGTTCACCCAGGCGTTCATCGTCTCCGGCGGCAACGGCGGGCCTTCGGACTCCACCATGTTCTTCACGCTGTACCTGTACCAAAAGGGCTTCGGCCAGTTCGACATGGGCTACGCCTCAGCCATGGCGTGGGTCCTGCTGCTCATCATCGGTGTCTTCACCGCCATCAACTTCATCGCTTCTAAGTATTGGGTTTTCTATGACGACTAA
- a CDS encoding ABC transporter substrate-binding protein translates to MKFGLKKSVMGITGAFAAAALVLTGCGSSPQAGKVGTAEDPVTIRFAWWGNDSRAKTTMEVIKAFEAANPTIKVQGENTEYSSYWDKMATQIAGGTMPDVIAMSGAYPSEYASRGVLLNLDKVKDQIDTSKFAEGTVDLGKIDGKQYTITAGVNSMSMVLDPKVFEAAGVPLPNDETWTWDDYARIAAEITEKSPAGTFGTTPMANDSFLAVWARQNGEALYTDDGKKMGISEDTLTRWFELNKKLTETGGAPSASQTVEDGSAQPEMTLMGQGKQGMKISWSNQMTSYSGAPLVMVKLPGESARPGSWLRSSMEYAISSKSPQSKEAALFINYLVNNMDAASKIKSDRGMPANTELKAGITPLLKETQQKEAAYLDRIAEMKIQAPKPFPAGSSATMEVLNRYNTDVLFGKISPRDAAKGMISEVNQNLA, encoded by the coding sequence ATGAAGTTTGGTCTCAAGAAATCCGTCATGGGCATCACCGGCGCCTTCGCCGCAGCCGCTCTGGTCCTCACCGGCTGCGGCAGCAGCCCGCAAGCAGGAAAAGTGGGGACGGCAGAAGATCCCGTCACCATCCGATTTGCCTGGTGGGGCAACGACTCCAGAGCCAAAACCACCATGGAGGTGATCAAGGCTTTCGAAGCCGCGAACCCCACCATCAAGGTCCAGGGCGAGAACACCGAATACAGTTCCTACTGGGACAAGATGGCCACCCAAATCGCGGGTGGAACAATGCCGGATGTCATCGCTATGAGCGGCGCCTACCCCAGCGAGTACGCCAGCCGGGGCGTGCTGTTGAACCTGGACAAGGTCAAGGACCAGATCGACACCTCGAAGTTTGCCGAGGGGACCGTGGACCTGGGCAAGATCGACGGCAAGCAGTACACCATTACTGCCGGCGTTAACTCGATGTCCATGGTCCTTGACCCCAAGGTCTTCGAGGCGGCCGGAGTGCCGCTTCCAAACGATGAGACCTGGACCTGGGACGACTACGCCAGGATCGCGGCCGAGATCACTGAAAAGTCACCGGCCGGAACCTTCGGCACCACGCCCATGGCCAACGATTCCTTCCTCGCAGTCTGGGCCCGCCAAAACGGTGAGGCCCTCTACACTGACGATGGAAAGAAGATGGGCATCAGCGAGGACACCCTGACCCGCTGGTTCGAACTCAACAAGAAGCTGACGGAGACCGGTGGCGCACCCTCCGCCTCCCAGACCGTCGAGGACGGCTCGGCACAGCCCGAAATGACCCTGATGGGCCAGGGAAAGCAGGGAATGAAAATTTCCTGGAGCAACCAGATGACGTCCTACTCCGGTGCGCCCCTGGTCATGGTGAAGCTGCCCGGCGAAAGCGCCCGGCCCGGTTCCTGGCTGCGTTCCTCCATGGAATACGCCATCTCTTCGAAGTCGCCACAGTCCAAGGAAGCGGCCCTCTTCATCAACTACCTGGTCAACAACATGGACGCAGCGTCAAAGATCAAGAGCGACCGGGGCATGCCGGCCAACACGGAACTGAAGGCGGGCATCACTCCCTTGCTGAAGGAAACCCAGCAGAAGGAGGCGGCCTACCTTGACCGCATTGCCGAGATGAAGATTCAGGCACCCAAGCCGTTCCCGGCAGGCTCATCGGCCACCATGGAAGTCCTGAACCGCTACAACACGGATGTACTCTTCGGAAAGATCTCCCCTCGCGATGCTGCCAAAGGCATGATCTCCGAGGTCAACCAGAACCTCGCCTGA
- a CDS encoding acetylxylan esterase, protein MTATARPSAIAGYEDWPAYVRQHPRHQASGAAAQELSDVLGVPDRDALPEVTVHWEETYDGATTSQLSWQLGFGPRTTGWLVRPAGSSGPLPGVLALHCHGGNKFGGADRLVELPDSHPSAAAARAGHYDGHALATDIARRGFAVLAHDTFSWGSRRFDLATPPWRTASAAAARQAQWREDGVVPTEAEEYNAAAGFHEDTVAKAAGLLGTSLAGMVAHDDLAALDILASLPGVDQDNLGCIGFSGGGGRSLALAALSPRIGAAVVTCMMTTFESLFPAYLDAHSWLLQTPGLWKLGDWPELTCRAETARFLVQYALADELFPEDGMRQADRLLESMHTGTDTYTGSFWPGGHVFTAAMQDEALDFLAKTLAP, encoded by the coding sequence ATGACTGCAACAGCAAGGCCCAGCGCCATCGCCGGCTATGAGGACTGGCCCGCCTACGTCCGGCAACATCCGCGCCACCAGGCGTCCGGCGCTGCGGCGCAGGAACTGTCGGACGTGCTGGGCGTCCCGGACCGCGACGCACTTCCCGAGGTAACGGTGCACTGGGAGGAAACGTACGACGGCGCCACCACCTCCCAGCTCAGCTGGCAGTTGGGCTTCGGGCCACGGACTACGGGCTGGCTGGTGAGGCCGGCCGGGAGTTCCGGCCCCCTGCCGGGTGTCCTGGCACTGCACTGCCACGGCGGGAACAAGTTCGGCGGGGCCGATCGGCTGGTGGAACTGCCGGACAGCCACCCCTCCGCAGCCGCTGCCCGCGCAGGCCACTATGACGGTCACGCCCTGGCCACGGACATCGCGCGGCGTGGCTTCGCCGTCCTGGCCCACGACACATTCTCCTGGGGCAGCCGCAGGTTTGACCTCGCAACTCCCCCGTGGCGGACGGCCTCGGCAGCAGCGGCGAGGCAGGCACAGTGGCGGGAGGACGGCGTCGTGCCAACCGAAGCGGAGGAATACAACGCCGCTGCCGGCTTCCACGAAGACACCGTTGCCAAAGCGGCCGGCCTGCTGGGCACCAGCCTGGCAGGCATGGTGGCGCACGACGACCTTGCCGCCCTGGACATCCTGGCGTCGCTGCCGGGGGTGGACCAGGACAACCTGGGCTGCATCGGCTTCTCCGGCGGCGGCGGCCGTTCCCTTGCCCTCGCGGCCCTCAGCCCCCGCATCGGGGCCGCCGTGGTGACCTGCATGATGACCACCTTCGAATCGCTCTTCCCCGCCTACCTGGACGCGCACTCCTGGTTGCTGCAGACCCCCGGCCTGTGGAAACTGGGCGACTGGCCGGAGCTCACCTGCCGGGCTGAAACGGCCCGTTTCCTGGTGCAGTACGCCCTGGCGGATGAGTTGTTCCCGGAAGACGGGATGCGCCAGGCGGACCGGCTGCTGGAATCAATGCACACCGGCACGGACACCTACACCGGCAGCTTCTGGCCGGGCGGGCACGTGTTCACGGCGGCCATGCAGGACGAGGCCCTGGACTTCCTGGCCAAAACGCTGGCCCCTTGA
- a CDS encoding DUF6807 family protein, which translates to MTTQHSTESSHQRPGSTATPRIALVGVHGFGERHLANLARLEAAGALELVAVADPLPPQAGTLAESVAVFPDLEALLAAQPGADVVILATPIQTHAPLALAALDAGMDVYVEKPPVASLAQFEQVLAAARANGRLVQVGFQSLGSHALPAIRARVAAGEIGTVLGISATGQWLRTKAYFKRSRWAGKRSLDGTDVVDGVATNALAHAVATGLSLAGAHTLADVASVETDLYRANDTESDDTSVLRVRTAGGDTLLCALTLCASEQQDPTVTVHGTRGDITLFYTRDEVVISTPDGERRETYGRTDLLENLLDARATGAPLLGALPDTGAFTAVLEAIRTSPAPAPIDPASISWEGDGDDAHPVVQGISDMMGRAIKAQATFAELGAPWARALPPVRTLAVDGRPVADYQDGGHIRAVSSPRPYLHPVRTLGGTVVTDHMPLDHVWHLGVGVALQDVDGVNFWGGRTYTREAGQYIWRPDHGSISVSTSHLSDAGSGHEGRLQETLTWNGPDGSPVLGEERTWTWSAVAPSIWRLSLDFALSPAGDTPVSLGSPGSNGRFEGGYGGFFWRLPGCGDAAVWTPAGSGEAATHGSVTRWLAWSGKFDGGPATLVFVAPEGCTDPWFVRMDGYPGVGQSLAWDRRVMAEPGNPARRHITVLVADGILATTDIEALINHQGDPS; encoded by the coding sequence GTGACCACACAGCATTCAACCGAATCCAGCCACCAGCGACCCGGATCCACAGCCACTCCCCGGATTGCGCTGGTGGGCGTACACGGCTTCGGCGAGCGCCACCTCGCCAATCTGGCCCGGCTTGAGGCCGCCGGCGCCCTGGAACTGGTGGCCGTGGCCGATCCCCTCCCGCCGCAGGCCGGCACGCTGGCCGAGTCGGTCGCCGTGTTCCCCGACCTGGAGGCGCTGCTGGCCGCCCAGCCGGGTGCCGACGTCGTCATTCTTGCCACCCCCATCCAGACCCACGCCCCACTGGCCCTTGCCGCCTTGGATGCCGGGATGGACGTCTACGTGGAAAAGCCGCCGGTCGCCTCCCTGGCCCAGTTTGAGCAGGTTCTTGCCGCCGCGCGTGCGAACGGACGCCTGGTCCAGGTAGGCTTCCAAAGCCTGGGGTCACACGCCCTGCCCGCCATCCGCGCCAGAGTGGCCGCCGGGGAGATCGGCACCGTCCTGGGCATCAGCGCCACGGGCCAGTGGCTGCGGACCAAGGCCTACTTCAAGCGCTCACGCTGGGCAGGGAAGCGCAGCCTGGACGGCACCGACGTGGTGGATGGCGTGGCCACCAATGCGCTGGCCCACGCCGTTGCCACCGGCCTGTCCCTGGCCGGCGCCCACACGCTCGCTGACGTAGCCTCCGTGGAAACCGACCTGTACCGGGCCAATGACACCGAGAGCGACGACACCTCGGTGCTCCGGGTCCGCACGGCCGGCGGAGACACCCTGCTGTGCGCCCTCACGCTGTGCGCCTCCGAACAGCAGGATCCCACCGTCACGGTGCACGGAACCCGGGGCGACATCACCCTCTTCTACACGCGGGATGAGGTAGTCATCAGCACCCCCGACGGCGAGCGCAGGGAAACGTACGGCCGCACCGACCTGCTGGAGAACCTGCTGGACGCCCGTGCCACCGGAGCTCCGCTGCTTGGCGCCCTGCCGGACACCGGCGCCTTCACCGCAGTGCTGGAAGCCATCCGCACCTCCCCGGCGCCGGCCCCGATCGATCCTGCATCAATCTCGTGGGAGGGCGACGGCGACGACGCCCACCCCGTGGTTCAGGGCATCAGCGACATGATGGGCCGCGCCATCAAGGCGCAGGCAACCTTCGCCGAGCTCGGCGCCCCCTGGGCCCGGGCCCTTCCGCCGGTACGGACGCTGGCCGTGGACGGCCGGCCGGTGGCCGACTACCAGGACGGCGGCCATATCCGCGCCGTCTCCTCCCCGCGCCCCTACCTGCACCCTGTCCGGACCCTCGGCGGCACTGTGGTCACGGACCACATGCCGCTGGACCACGTGTGGCACCTGGGAGTGGGGGTGGCCCTCCAGGACGTGGACGGCGTCAACTTCTGGGGCGGCCGCACGTATACGCGGGAGGCGGGGCAGTACATCTGGCGCCCCGACCACGGCAGCATCAGCGTATCCACGTCACACCTGAGCGACGCCGGCAGCGGACACGAGGGCCGGCTGCAGGAGACGCTTACCTGGAACGGCCCCGACGGTTCCCCCGTCCTGGGGGAGGAACGCACCTGGACGTGGTCCGCCGTCGCGCCTTCCATCTGGCGGCTATCCCTGGACTTTGCGCTGTCCCCCGCAGGGGACACGCCGGTCAGCCTGGGCAGCCCTGGCTCCAACGGCCGCTTCGAGGGTGGCTACGGGGGTTTCTTCTGGCGCCTGCCCGGGTGCGGAGACGCGGCAGTGTGGACGCCGGCCGGCAGCGGCGAGGCGGCGACCCATGGCAGCGTCACGCGCTGGCTCGCCTGGTCAGGAAAGTTCGACGGCGGCCCGGCCACCTTGGTGTTCGTCGCCCCGGAAGGCTGCACCGACCCGTGGTTTGTCCGAATGGACGGCTACCCCGGCGTGGGACAGTCGCTCGCCTGGGACCGCCGCGTCATGGCCGAGCCGGGAAACCCGGCGCGGCGGCACATCACCGTCCTGGTGGCCGACGGAATCCTGGCCACCACCGACATCGAGGCTTTGATCAACCACCAGGGGGACCCGTCATGA
- a CDS encoding M24 family metallopeptidase yields MTQTTTAAVPPREARVAPGARTDRTIKRRRVLDILDAAGRDSLLLTSNTALTWYLDGSRVHISLAGDPIAALLVDRDGDHLVTFNNEAGRIAAEELPAEVNLHTVPWYGNLHQAAAAVGNGSSQPPLAETDVTAELRAARQQLLPAESARYSLLSAELAAMMTDVLSAASPDTTEFELVSALAARVVAAGAEPLVLLCNGSSRSTFRHPLATHSPLGRRAMAVVCARRDGLVANITRWIRFDAGTPEERDAEARIAAVEADIFDATVPGARLDRIFTEIQAAYARHGFGADQWEQHHQGGPAGYAGRDPRVTASATDTVVLDQAFTWNPSGPGVKIEDTVQLTESGLRVLTADPRWPTATVNGLERPLTLQL; encoded by the coding sequence ATGACGCAAACAACAACCGCAGCCGTTCCGCCCCGGGAGGCACGGGTGGCTCCGGGGGCACGGACGGACCGCACCATCAAGCGCCGCCGTGTCCTGGACATCCTTGACGCCGCCGGGCGGGACTCGCTGCTCCTGACCTCCAACACGGCCCTGACCTGGTACCTGGATGGCAGCCGGGTGCACATCAGCTTGGCCGGGGACCCTATCGCGGCCCTCCTGGTGGACCGCGACGGCGACCACCTGGTGACATTCAACAACGAGGCCGGGCGGATCGCGGCCGAAGAGCTTCCGGCCGAGGTCAACCTCCACACCGTCCCCTGGTACGGGAACCTCCACCAGGCCGCCGCCGCCGTTGGCAACGGCAGCTCCCAGCCCCCGCTGGCGGAAACCGACGTCACCGCGGAACTGCGCGCCGCCCGCCAGCAGCTCCTCCCCGCCGAAAGTGCACGGTACTCCCTGCTCAGCGCCGAACTGGCGGCCATGATGACGGACGTCCTTTCCGCCGCGAGCCCGGACACCACCGAGTTCGAACTCGTTTCGGCGCTGGCCGCCCGGGTGGTGGCGGCCGGAGCGGAGCCGCTGGTGCTCCTGTGCAACGGCAGCTCCCGCAGCACCTTCCGGCACCCGTTGGCCACCCACTCCCCCTTGGGCCGCCGCGCCATGGCCGTGGTGTGTGCCCGCCGGGACGGCTTGGTTGCCAACATCACCCGCTGGATCAGGTTCGACGCCGGCACCCCGGAAGAGCGCGACGCCGAGGCCCGCATCGCGGCCGTGGAGGCGGACATCTTCGATGCCACCGTTCCCGGGGCGCGCCTGGACAGGATCTTCACCGAAATCCAGGCGGCTTACGCCCGGCACGGCTTTGGGGCGGACCAGTGGGAGCAGCACCACCAGGGCGGTCCGGCCGGTTACGCGGGCCGTGATCCCAGGGTGACGGCGTCGGCGACCGACACTGTGGTGCTGGACCAGGCCTTCACCTGGAACCCGTCAGGGCCCGGCGTCAAGATCGAAGACACAGTCCAGCTCACCGAATCCGGGTTGCGGGTCCTCACGGCGGACCCGCGCTGGCCCACGGCCACTGTCAACGGGCTGGAACGGCCGCTGACGCTGCAGCTGTAG
- a CDS encoding aldehyde dehydrogenase (NADP(+)), with protein sequence MTTATLSLTELTAAATAAAKISAAASDAERAGWLNAVADALDANAAELVEIADAETSLGAPRLTGEVARTTGQLRLFARVITEGSYLEAIIDHADPNATPPRPDLRRILKPIGPVAVFSASNFPFAFSVAGGDTASALAVGCSVIVKAHSGHLRLSERTAEIVAEALRRAGAPDGLFALVHGREVGTALVQDPAIKAVGFTGSIPGGRALFDLATSRPDPIPFYGELGSLNPVVITAAALQARSGELAAGLAGSFTLGAGQFCTKPGLVFIPAGTGFSSEVAAASKDKPALGMLTTRIAEAYPDGLRSFASVDGVDVVGGSVDQDAAANGAAPVVFSTSAAKVLENPEQLLEECFGPTTILIEYADQEELSAVLAKVPGSLTATLHSEQGEDIEALVEQLSGLAGRVLFEGWPTGVAVNWAQQHGGPYPATTSLFTSVGATAVRRFQRPVAYQDAPETVLHPALREDNPLGIPRRVDGELQLP encoded by the coding sequence GTGACAACTGCAACGCTTTCCCTGACCGAGCTCACTGCTGCCGCTACGGCGGCAGCGAAAATTTCCGCGGCTGCCTCCGACGCCGAACGCGCGGGCTGGCTGAACGCCGTGGCGGATGCCCTGGACGCCAACGCCGCCGAACTGGTGGAGATTGCGGACGCCGAAACCAGCCTGGGGGCCCCGCGCCTGACGGGCGAGGTGGCCCGCACCACCGGGCAGCTGCGGTTGTTCGCCCGCGTGATTACCGAGGGTTCCTACCTCGAAGCCATCATCGACCACGCAGACCCGAACGCCACCCCGCCCAGGCCTGACCTCCGCCGGATCCTCAAGCCCATCGGCCCGGTAGCTGTCTTCTCGGCCTCCAACTTTCCGTTCGCCTTCTCCGTGGCCGGCGGCGACACGGCTTCGGCCCTGGCCGTTGGCTGCTCCGTGATCGTCAAGGCCCACTCGGGCCACCTGCGGCTCTCCGAGCGGACCGCGGAGATCGTGGCGGAGGCCCTCCGTCGCGCGGGCGCACCGGACGGCCTTTTTGCCCTGGTCCACGGCCGCGAAGTGGGAACAGCCCTGGTCCAGGACCCTGCCATCAAGGCAGTGGGTTTCACCGGGTCCATCCCCGGCGGCCGTGCCCTGTTCGACCTCGCCACCTCCCGCCCCGACCCCATCCCCTTCTACGGCGAACTGGGCAGCCTCAACCCCGTGGTCATCACCGCCGCGGCACTGCAGGCCCGCTCCGGGGAGCTGGCGGCAGGCCTGGCCGGTTCCTTCACCCTGGGCGCCGGACAGTTCTGCACCAAGCCGGGCCTGGTGTTCATCCCGGCAGGAACCGGGTTTTCCTCCGAGGTGGCCGCGGCCAGCAAGGACAAGCCGGCCTTGGGCATGCTCACCACCCGCATCGCCGAGGCCTACCCGGATGGTCTGCGCAGTTTCGCCTCCGTTGACGGAGTGGACGTGGTGGGCGGCAGCGTGGACCAGGACGCTGCCGCCAACGGCGCCGCTCCGGTGGTCTTTTCCACCAGCGCTGCCAAGGTCCTCGAAAACCCGGAGCAGCTGCTGGAGGAATGCTTCGGACCCACCACCATCCTGATCGAGTACGCGGACCAGGAAGAGCTGTCGGCCGTCCTGGCCAAGGTCCCGGGCAGCCTCACGGCAACGCTCCACAGCGAGCAGGGCGAGGACATCGAGGCTCTGGTGGAGCAGCTCTCCGGGCTCGCCGGACGCGTCCTGTTCGAGGGCTGGCCCACGGGCGTGGCCGTGAACTGGGCCCAGCAGCACGGCGGTCCTTACCCGGCCACCACCTCGCTGTTCACCTCGGTAGGCGCGACGGCGGTCCGCAGGTTCCAGCGTCCCGTGGCCTACCAGGACGCCCCGGAAACCGTGCTGCACCCGGCGCTGCGCGAGGACAACCCGCTGGGCATCCCGCGCAGGGTGGACGGGGAACTGCAGCTTCCCTGA